The genomic segment CAGGAGGGGTTAGGAAGCAGCCAGCGGGCAGGTGCCGGGGATGAGGCCCACTGCTCAGCTTCCACGTTACCCCAGATCCGGGACTGGGAGTAACGGGGGCCGAAAGTCTGCAGCCTCAGCTCTGACTTGGCCTCCACCCGCTTGGGCAAGCGGCGCAGCTCCGGGGACAGGTAGAGAGAGGGCAACGGGAGGCTGGCCAGGATTCCACCCTGGcggccccacagtcccacattGGAGGCCAGACCTATGGGCTTGTAAACACCGCCCCAGCCCCTGGAGGGGTGTTTGGAGTGCGGGCAGGACTGGTCATCCTCCGGAAGGGAATCCCGGTCTTCCAGGTCGAAAAAGGGCAGCGGCAGCGGCCTGGGCTGTGACGTCCTGTGGCTTTGAGGTTGCTTGCAGAAGGGTAGGCAGCCCCGGGAGAGCGGCCTGTTGTTTCGAAGCCTCCGCTGGTGGCTGTAGCGGCCCGGTGGGAAGCGGATGTGGCTGCCCGGTGGGTGGCGGCTGCGGCAGCGCCTGCGGCGGGGATGCTTGCCGCTATAGCGCTGACGGAGGTAGtggtaggaggaagaggagcagtgTGTGGGTTGCGCCATCTTCACTTGTACAGGGTCCAGGATACAATGGATGTGCATGTCCTGGACGTTGGCTGGGAGCTCTCTCCGGGGATATTCGGTAGCCTGGACTTCATCTGCGGCAGAACAGGAGCCAAAAAGTTCAGGGTTAAGAACACctggccctgttttttttttttttttaggagccgtgtgtgtgtgtgtgtgtgtgtgtgtgtgtgtgtgtgtgtgtgtgcctattgtCTAGCATACTTACTGTTCTGATTCATCCAAAAGGTCATCTTGTCTAAGGCGTTCTGGAGCCCATGCCACATCTGGGGGTGGTGGGGAGACGGGAGTGAAGACCGGCTTCCTAATACCATCTCCAGTCCCAACAATCCCACCCGTTTCTGCAAGTGGAGCAAGCCTGAGGCTGCCTTCTCTACTCAGCCATCTTCATCCCTATGGGTGAGCCATAGTAACCACTGACCACGGTTGTCACGTTGATGCCGATGTTGACAAGAATGATGAGACCCAGCAGCAGGAATAAGATGTCTTCAGCATCCTGGGGGCTGTCTGGGTATTGATTGCAGCATCCCAGGGTGCCCGGCCATAGCTGGTTTTCCATGGTGGGGGGGTCCTAAGGCCACTTGGGCCAAGCCACCCCCCCACCCAGCCCAACCCAACCCACACTGTATTCATGCTAGTATCGAAAGATGCTTACTATCTGGGGGAGGGAGCCAGGTCATAATGAGGCAGGTTGGAGTCATAATGGAGAGGTAGCAGCTCTTCCACTCACTAATGTGACCCCTGGCATGACAAGTTTTATCCTTGCCTTCCATTTGATAGAACATGGCCCCGAGGTACTGGATTTcagtcttccctccctccactctttttttttttttttttttttttttggtttttcgagacagggtttctctgtgtagctttgcgcctttcctggaactcacttggtagcccaggct from the Peromyscus eremicus chromosome 8a, PerEre_H2_v1, whole genome shotgun sequence genome contains:
- the Spem2 gene encoding uncharacterized protein SPEM2 is translated as MENQLWPGTLGCCNQYPDSPQDAEDILFLLLGLIILVNIGINVTTVMWHGLQNALDKMTFWMNQNNEVQATEYPRRELPANVQDMHIHCILDPVQVKMAQPTHCSSSSYHYLRQRYSGKHPRRRRCRSRHPPGSHIRFPPGRYSHQRRLRNNRPLSRGCLPFCKQPQSHRTSQPRPLPLPFFDLEDRDSLPEDDQSCPHSKHPSRGWGGVYKPIGLASNVGLWGRQGGILASLPLPSLYLSPELRRLPKRVEAKSELRLQTFGPRYSQSRIWGNVEAEQWASSPAPARWLLPNPSWVTGGYRPFSSGGHGPHDAWEQRRRGVEGSEPPPAFVSRNPRPEAQGYREHSSSQAHRQTLPSYTHSQPNYSPLQSTGHMGYSSRESHEIRRRTADWTDVFPSRHPLTASTSLTALGETSYQRAPAASSGLMIPPSSQASPEVQASDPTPPPTTFIPLSRNPGGNASYQVYDSLELKRQVQENRGRASSLPPPSTSASRPSLHRSRTGKLN